The segment tatgcctctcctgatacccaaaataggttttctgtatgggtactctgttggaggctatagatattgtgttggagacccattttaggtttgggtttccaaatgggtctcctattggagacagccCTTTGCGTTGCATTTGCATGGGCAATGAGCAACGACGCACTAGGAGAGGAGATATATATTTACAAGTCCGAGTCAGATCAGATAATCCAGCTGAGAATAAAGACCGGAGAAAGGCTTTGCGAGCGCGGTCCCGTGTTCTTTGCGAGCTCGCCCAGATTCGATTCTGCAGGGACGGCCTGCAATCATCCACTGACACGGACGGATACCGTAAATTCTTGCACtcgtaagatcaaaagattcgtcttataatttacagctaaactgtataattagtttttattttcgtctatatttaaagtttcatacatgtgccacaagattcgatgtgatgaggaatcttgaaaactttttagttttcatgTGAACTAAGGCCAATCTCCATTCCTATCCTACGCCTTTACCGATCCCATTCCATGGCTTCACGTGTGGTGTAAATAAAACGAGAGACACGGAGAGGGGAAAAAAGAAGGGTGAAGGTGACAAGGAATTGCAAAGCAGAGCATATAATGTATGTAAGATCATGGACACATTTTATTTCAGCTTCAACTTTACTACTAGTAATATGCACATATTCATTCAGCTACGCAATAACCAATCGCATCGCAATAAGACACACGTACGCTACTTTCACCTTGCAGGGATCACGAGTAGCCACCTGCTGGTTATTAGTCGTAGTAGTACACACAACTACACATaacacatccatccatccatccatcatcACACACGGTAACGACGCCAAAAGGCACCAGTAAATACAATACAAACCAAAATTAGCCGCTAATAAATAGCAGGCGTTAATAACCCCGGATCATATCATCATATGGTTAATCGAGGAGGTTCAGAAGGCGTGGAGGACGTCGGgctgggcggcggcggaggtggaGAGCATGTGGACGACCTCGCGCATGGTCGGCCGGGCCGTGCTGGCGTCCTCCACGCACGCCATGGCCACCTTGTAGAGGTCCGCCAGCAGCGGCACCGGCTCCGGCGCCAGCCGCCTGTCCGCCACCGCCAGGACGGGCTCGGCACCGGCGGCGTCCGGGAGCTCCGCGGTCACCTTGCGCACCCAGTGCACGATGTCCACGCCGTCGCCGAAGCTGCCCACGGGGCGGCGACCAGTGATGAGCTCCAGCAGCACCACGCCGAAGCTGTACACGTCGCTCTTCTCGTCCACGCGCAGGGTGTAGGCGTACTCTGCATGCGAGACGGATCAAGGCCATCAGTTGAAGTCATTGCTGCTGATTAGAGTTTACAGATCACAAGTCCTTGCTCCATGCATacagaaaaatattattaatatttacaGGTTTAAATGGATatgttataaaaataaatttcatcATTAATTCAGTGATACTCAGTACTAAATATtaacattattattattattattattatagatTTTGTTAGTACTATTGAAGAAATGAAGAGTGAACCTTAAACCCTGACAAGTCAAACATGTGGGCAGATCTGCTGCAGGCAtggacaattttttttttttttttttgacaacactCCAAGCATGGACATGGAAGGGAAGCTCTTAATCCCTGTCGGATCAAGCTAGCTGCATGAAAGGGCCCACAAGGATACACAAACAAACCAACAGCACGAGCAACCAGAAACCCCAATCCTGTGTGATCCCAAGGCAGGCTTTTTGTCCCCCCATTGACCTTCACAGATCTGCTTCTAGGACATGCCAAATCCATGCTGTAGTACTACACAATCCAAGGACACAGAGCTAGAGCGAGACACTAACCACATTGATTAGCCACTGTCTCTATCCATCTCCAGTGCACTACGTACATTAACTAGTACAGCCATGCATTGCAACATCATACAGCAAAGATAATCTCTAAAAAAAACACAGCAAAAATAGCATGGCAGTTGGTTTTCACTGCACGCAGCTTTTGCCTTTTAACGTGGCTCCAGCTCCAGTTGACTATGCTACGCCAGGCACAAGGCAAAACAATGCCAGTACAAACATTGTGCAAGACTGCAAGTGCAACCAGTGTACTACTGTATGTGATCTTTGAAATGCTAGAGGATCAAAAAACTGCAAATTTCAAATCATGATCCTCTAGCATTTCAAAATTTGTCCATATGCTTGTTTTAACTATAGTAGTACTAGTGGAATTTCAACACGTGGTTTTGAAGTGAGGAGTTTTGTTACCTGGGGCGATGTAGCCATAGGAGCCAGCGATGGCAGACATGCACTCGGACGTGGCGCCGCCGAGGAACTTGGCGAGGCCGAAGTCAGCCACGTGCGCCTCGAAGCCGGAGTCGAGCAGGATGTTGTTTGACTTGACGTCACGGTGGATGATCCGTGGCGCGCAGTCGTGGTGCAGGTAGCAGAGGCCGCGCGCCGCCTCCACGGCGACGCGCGCCCGCGCCTCCCACCCGAGGTGACCGCCCTTGCCGCCGTGGAGCATCTCGCCGAGGGAGCCGTTGGGCATGTACTCGTACAGCAGCAGGTTGGTCTCCCGGTTGGAGACGAAGCCCAGCAGGCGCACGATGTTGCGGTGCCGGATGCGGCCCAGCGTGGTGACCTCCGCCGTGAACCCGCGGTCGTGGTCGCCGCAGCCTCGACCCACCAGCCGCTTGATCGCCAGCTCGGCGCCGCTGCGGGTCACGCCGTGGTACACGATCCCGGCGCCGCCCTTGCCGATGATGTTGTCCTCTTTCAGGCACTCCACCACGTCGTCCGCCGAGAAGTCCAGCTTCTGGAACGCCGTCATCTTCCAGGCGCCCGAACGCCGACGCGCCGCCTCACGCCACGCCTCGCGCGCCTTCCGCGCGCCGAGGATGGCCAGGATGAGGAGGGTGAGGAGGACCACCAGCCATACCAGTAGCTTCTTCGTGTCCCACTGACGCAGCGAGAACGGCGAGCGCGCGCCGCCGAATGATGGGGGGCATGGGTCGCTGCCGCCGGCGAAGGGCGCGCCGCACAGCCCCGGGTTGCCGACGAACGAGCTCTCGTTGAACACCAAGAACTGGCCCTGCATCGGCACGGGGCCCCACAGCTGGTTGTAGGACACGTCCAGCGTCGTCAGGCTCGTCATGTTGGAAATCGCCGGCGGCAGCTCGCCggagagcatgttcctcgacacGTTGAACGTGCAAAGGATCTTAAGGGACGTCACGGTGTCCGGTATCTCGCCGGTGAGGCCGTTCCGGCTGAGGTCGATGGCGCCCAGGGAGCCGCAGCCCATGAGCTCCCTCGGGATGCCGCCCGTGAGCGCGTTGCCGCTGGCGTTGAACCTGGTGAGGTTCCTGAGCCTGCCGATCTCCGGCGGCAGGGGGCCAGAGAAGTTGTTCGACTCCAGGGACAGCGTCTGCAGCGCGGCGAGGTTGCCGATGGCGGCGGGGATGCGGCCTCCGATCCCATTGTTCCCTAGCATGAGCATGCCGATCTTGTCGCCGGCGATCACGtccgggagctcgccggtgagcATGTTGTCGGTGAGCTCGAGCATGTTCGCCAGGGGAAGGTCGAAGAGCCCGGGCGGGACTGGGCCGGTCAGCATGTTCTTGCCGAGGCGGACGCGCGTGAGCGTCTTGCAGTCGCCGAGCGAGTCCGGAATGCTGCCGAAGAAGGCGTTGTCCATGAGCACGAGCATCTGAAGCTTCCGTCCAGCGCAGAGGTCCGGCGGTATGGTGCCGGTGAGGTGGTTCCCGGTGACGTCCAGCGTCTTGAGCCGCCCGTTCCTGCCGAGCGCGGGCGGGAGGCTGCCGGTGAGGTTGTTGTCCCACACCTGCAGCACCTCGAGGAACGGGAACTCGCCGACGAACTCCGGTATCTCGCCGCGGAGGTGGTTCCGGAAGAGGTTGAGCAGCGTGAGGTTAGTGAGGCCGGCGAAGCTGTCGGGTATCTCACCGCTgaggtcgttgatggagaggtCGAGCGACTGGAGGCTGGTGAGCCCGCCGAGCTCCGGCGGTATCAGCCCCGTGAGCTGGTTCATGGAGAGGAAGAGCGTGTCGAGGCGGGACAGCCGCGCGAGCTCCGGCGGGATGGGCCCCGTGAGCGTGCAGCTGCTCATGTCGAGGCGGACGAGCGACTGGAGGTCGCCGAACTCGGGTGGCACCCCGCCGCTGTACTGGTTGTAGTAGCCGACGTACATCTCCCGGAGGCGGGAGAGGCGGGAGAGCGACGGCGGGACACGGCCCGACAGCGCGTTGCCGTTGAGCCCCAGGTACTCGAGCGCGGCGAGGTCGCCGAAGGTGTCCGGGATGGAGCCGTTGAAGTAGTTCCCGCCGAGGTGGAGGTAGCGCAGGGTGCGCGCCTGCGACGCGCCGAGCGGCGGGAGCGGGCCGGAGAGGTTGTTGTTGTAGacgtcgacgagctcgagcGCCGGGAAGTAGGGCGTGGAGGGGGAGGGCGGTGGAGACGGGAAGGACCCGCTGAGGTTGTTGTTGGAGAGGTTGAGGTGGCGGAGCGCGGGCATGGACGAGAGCACCGGCGGGACGCGGCCGTGGAGGGAGCAGGCGGCGACGGTGAGGCTGGCGAGCGCGTCGAGCAGCGCGACCTCGGGCGGGAGCGCTCCCCCGTGGAGCGGCACGGCGGTGAGGTTGATCGCGACGACGCGCGAGGTGGCGGCGTCGCAGGTGACGCCCGTGAAGGCGCAGTGCGCCGGCGGGGTCGCGGTGGGGTCCCAGTCGGACAGCGCGTTGGAGGTGGAGTTGGTGGACGGGACGAGGGACGACTTGAGCTTGGACAGCGCGTACGCGTCCCGCTCCGGCGTGGCGGAGGCGGGGGcggggagcaggagcaggaggagcaggagcaggaggaagcaGAGGAGGATGGGAGGAGGCATTGTGGTGCTGTGGTGTGGTGGCGAGGCGAGGGggacgtggtggtggtggatggaaTAAAAG is part of the Sorghum bicolor cultivar BTx623 chromosome 10, Sorghum_bicolor_NCBIv3, whole genome shotgun sequence genome and harbors:
- the LOC8069199 gene encoding leucine-rich repeat receptor-like kinase protein THICK TASSEL DWARF1 produces the protein MPPPILLCFLLLLLLLLLLPAPASATPERDAYALSKLKSSLVPSTNSTSNALSDWDPTATPPAHCAFTGVTCDAATSRVVAINLTAVPLHGGALPPEVALLDALASLTVAACSLHGRVPPVLSSMPALRHLNLSNNNLSGSFPSPPPSPSTPYFPALELVDVYNNNLSGPLPPLGASQARTLRYLHLGGNYFNGSIPDTFGDLAALEYLGLNGNALSGRVPPSLSRLSRLREMYVGYYNQYSGGVPPEFGDLQSLVRLDMSSCTLTGPIPPELARLSRLDTLFLSMNQLTGLIPPELGGLTSLQSLDLSINDLSGEIPDSFAGLTNLTLLNLFRNHLRGEIPEFVGEFPFLEVLQVWDNNLTGSLPPALGRNGRLKTLDVTGNHLTGTIPPDLCAGRKLQMLVLMDNAFFGSIPDSLGDCKTLTRVRLGKNMLTGPVPPGLFDLPLANMLELTDNMLTGELPDVIAGDKIGMLMLGNNGIGGRIPAAIGNLAALQTLSLESNNFSGPLPPEIGRLRNLTRFNASGNALTGGIPRELMGCGSLGAIDLSRNGLTGEIPDTVTSLKILCTFNVSRNMLSGELPPAISNMTSLTTLDVSYNQLWGPVPMQGQFLVFNESSFVGNPGLCGAPFAGGSDPCPPSFGGARSPFSLRQWDTKKLLVWLVVLLTLLILAILGARKAREAWREAARRRSGAWKMTAFQKLDFSADDVVECLKEDNIIGKGGAGIVYHGVTRSGAELAIKRLVGRGCGDHDRGFTAEVTTLGRIRHRNIVRLLGFVSNRETNLLLYEYMPNGSLGEMLHGGKGGHLGWEARARVAVEAARGLCYLHHDCAPRIIHRDVKSNNILLDSGFEAHVADFGLAKFLGGATSECMSAIAGSYGYIAPEYAYTLRVDEKSDVYSFGVVLLELITGRRPVGSFGDGVDIVHWVRKVTAELPDAAGAEPVLAVADRRLAPEPVPLLADLYKVAMACVEDASTARPTMREVVHMLSTSAAAQPDVLHAF